A genomic region of Roseofilum capinflatum BLCC-M114 contains the following coding sequences:
- a CDS encoding folate/biopterin family MFS transporter — translation MIGFSSPGSQSLFKKLLLGNEPTPELLAILLVYFVQGVLSLARLAISFFLKDDLGLSPAQVAALTGVAALPWMIKPLWGFISDGLPILGDRRRPYLILSGLLGSLAWGLLATVVDSASAATAAIALSSLSVAISDVIADSLVVERARTETTSQVGSLQSLCWATSALGGLITAYLSGWLLEILTPQQVFGITALFPLIVALGAGLIAESPVTDYTPAWQTVKHQIGQLKEAILLPSIWKPTLFLFLWQATPSSDSAFFFFVTNDLGFEPEFLGRVRLFTSIAGLIGIWIFQRFLKAVPFRTIFGWSTVIAVLFGFTPVLLVTHTNRLLGIGDRWFSLGDSVILTVLGEIAFMPVLVLCAKLCPPGIEATLFALLMSITNLAHILSQELGAILMHSFGITPNTFDNLALLVTLTNLSSLLPLPFLKLLPSDNTLSTPQLAENSSHPLPNPEDDPEKTHSLLKV, via the coding sequence ATGATTGGCTTTTCCTCCCCTGGCTCCCAGAGTCTGTTTAAAAAACTGCTATTGGGCAATGAACCCACGCCGGAATTACTAGCGATTTTGCTGGTGTATTTCGTCCAAGGGGTCTTAAGTCTGGCTCGATTAGCCATTAGCTTTTTTCTCAAAGATGATTTAGGTCTCTCTCCCGCTCAAGTGGCGGCTCTGACTGGGGTGGCAGCTCTGCCTTGGATGATTAAACCCCTGTGGGGCTTTATTTCCGATGGTTTGCCCATTTTGGGCGATCGTCGCCGTCCCTATCTGATTTTGTCCGGCTTGTTGGGGAGTTTGGCTTGGGGACTGTTGGCGACGGTAGTTGATAGTGCAAGTGCTGCAACTGCGGCGATCGCCCTTAGCTCCCTCTCGGTTGCCATCAGTGACGTGATCGCTGACTCCCTCGTAGTCGAACGAGCCAGAACCGAAACCACCAGTCAAGTCGGCTCCCTGCAATCCCTCTGTTGGGCAACCTCAGCCCTAGGGGGATTAATCACAGCCTATTTAAGCGGATGGTTATTAGAAATCTTAACGCCCCAACAAGTCTTTGGGATTACTGCCCTTTTCCCCCTTATCGTCGCCCTGGGAGCCGGGTTAATTGCTGAATCTCCAGTCACCGACTATACTCCCGCTTGGCAGACCGTAAAACACCAGATCGGACAGCTTAAAGAAGCCATCTTGCTCCCCTCCATCTGGAAACCCACTCTCTTCCTCTTCCTCTGGCAAGCCACCCCCTCCTCCGACTCAGCCTTCTTCTTCTTCGTCACCAACGACTTAGGGTTTGAACCCGAATTTCTCGGTCGCGTGCGCCTCTTTACCAGCATTGCTGGACTCATCGGCATTTGGATTTTCCAGCGCTTTCTGAAAGCCGTTCCCTTTCGCACAATCTTTGGCTGGAGTACGGTAATTGCTGTCCTATTTGGCTTCACCCCGGTACTTCTAGTGACCCATACTAATCGACTTTTGGGTATTGGCGATCGCTGGTTTAGCCTCGGAGATAGCGTCATCCTCACCGTCCTGGGTGAAATCGCCTTTATGCCCGTTCTCGTTCTCTGCGCCAAACTCTGCCCCCCCGGTATCGAAGCCACCCTATTCGCCCTCCTCATGTCCATTACCAACCTCGCCCATATTCTCTCCCAAGAATTAGGCGCTATCCTCATGCATAGCTTTGGCATTACCCCCAACACCTTCGATAATCTCGCCCTGCTGGTTACCCTCACTAACCTCTCCTCCCTCCTCCCCCTTCCCTTCCTCAAACTCCTGCCGAGCGACAACACCCTCAGCACCCCACAACTAGCAGAAAACTCAAGCCATCCTCTTCCTAACCCAGAGGACGATCCAGAAAAGACCCATTCCTTACTTAAGGTTTAA
- the cysH gene encoding phosphoadenosine phosphosulfate reductase: protein MNSTITALPNLDTQTLHQQLSDIEARDIVQWAARTFGEGLAMSTSFGIQSAVMLHLVTSVVPNIPVIWVDTGYLPPETYRFAHDLTHKLNLNLKIYQSTMSPAHMEAIYGKLWEQGTVEALNQYDQLRKVEPMQRALKELKVTAWLAGLRRDQTDHRKNLQFINRQGDIYKVLPILNWNSRDIYQYLVAHDLPYHPLFDQGYMTVGDWHSSRPLSLEDEHERDTRFQGLKQECGLHLPTSQDEAQSLDSSGL, encoded by the coding sequence ATGAATTCAACCATCACCGCGCTACCCAACCTTGACACTCAAACCCTACACCAACAACTATCGGATATAGAAGCTAGGGATATTGTGCAATGGGCCGCCAGAACGTTTGGCGAAGGTCTAGCCATGAGTACCAGTTTCGGCATTCAATCGGCTGTGATGCTCCATTTGGTCACTTCTGTTGTCCCCAATATCCCTGTGATTTGGGTCGATACGGGCTATTTACCCCCAGAAACCTATCGCTTTGCCCATGATTTAACCCACAAACTCAATCTCAACCTGAAGATTTACCAATCCACCATGAGTCCAGCTCATATGGAAGCAATTTATGGCAAGCTCTGGGAACAAGGCACGGTGGAGGCGCTTAATCAGTACGATCAACTGCGTAAAGTTGAACCCATGCAACGAGCGTTAAAAGAACTCAAGGTGACGGCTTGGTTAGCGGGTTTGCGCCGCGACCAAACGGATCATCGCAAGAATTTACAGTTTATTAACCGTCAAGGGGATATTTATAAGGTTTTACCGATTCTGAATTGGAATTCACGGGATATTTACCAATATTTAGTGGCCCATGATTTGCCCTATCATCCTCTATTCGATCAGGGATATATGACGGTTGGAGATTGGCATTCTTCTCGGCCGCTCAGTTTGGAAGATGAACATGAACGAGATACCCGCTTCCAAGGTCTGAAACAAGAATGTGGATTACATTTACCGACCAGTCAAGATGAGGCCCAAAGTCTTGATTCTAGTGGTTTATAG
- a CDS encoding YdcF family protein, with translation MFLFLSKLLPLFVYPMGLSCVLMIVSLVLLWKWPKRAAISLSLALLVLLLGGNSWVNRELIQSLELRHIPPDDLPAAEAIVVLGGGIKAQIYPRPWVDVSEAGDRILHGSQLYLQGKAPRLILTGGRIDWKDGGPPESSDMAQIAIALGVPKEAILEDPSSLNTHENAVNVRRILDEEGINRVLLVTSATHMPRSLLVFQKQGIEAIPAPTDFLSPPGRNPTETETTWESALLSLIPDASRLRDTTNAIKEYIGLFVYGLRGWI, from the coding sequence ATGTTTTTATTTCTCTCTAAGTTACTACCCCTATTTGTTTATCCGATGGGGTTAAGTTGTGTATTGATGATTGTTTCGTTGGTGCTGTTGTGGAAATGGCCCAAACGAGCGGCGATTTCCCTTTCTTTGGCGCTGTTAGTGTTATTGCTCGGTGGGAATAGTTGGGTCAATCGGGAGTTAATCCAATCTTTGGAACTGCGCCATATTCCGCCGGATGATTTGCCTGCTGCGGAGGCGATTGTGGTGCTGGGAGGGGGAATTAAGGCGCAAATCTATCCCCGGCCTTGGGTGGATGTTTCGGAGGCGGGCGATCGCATTCTACATGGCTCCCAGTTGTATCTGCAAGGGAAAGCGCCCCGGTTAATCCTCACGGGTGGACGCATTGACTGGAAGGATGGCGGGCCGCCAGAATCATCAGATATGGCCCAAATTGCTATAGCTCTGGGGGTTCCAAAAGAGGCGATTTTAGAAGACCCCAGTTCCTTAAATACCCATGAAAATGCGGTGAATGTGCGCCGAATTCTGGACGAAGAGGGGATTAATCGGGTATTATTGGTGACTTCTGCAACTCATATGCCGCGATCGCTTCTGGTCTTCCAAAAACAAGGCATCGAAGCCATTCCCGCCCCCACCGACTTCCTCAGTCCCCCCGGTCGCAATCCCACCGAAACCGAGACCACCTGGGAATCAGCCCTACTCAGTCTCATCCCTGATGCTAGTCGCCTCCGAGATACCACCAACGCCATCAAAGAATATATCGGCCTGTTTGTCTACGGTCTCAGGGGCTGGATTTAA
- a CDS encoding FAD-dependent oxidoreductase, which yields MATDRFGRTSIPGVYAAGDVANPRDPCVATAVAQGAVVARSLDEDLQRHKL from the coding sequence ATTGCTACAGACAGATTTGGGCGCACATCAATTCCTGGTGTTTATGCTGCTGGAGATGTAGCAAATCCTAGAGATCCTTGTGTGGCCACAGCAGTGGCTCAAGGTGCAGTTGTCGCTAGAAGTTTAGACGAAGACTTACAACGTCATAAGTTGTAA
- a CDS encoding SDR family oxidoreductase, which translates to MDLSNKVALITGGGVRVGRALVLALAEAGCDVFIHYGNSADGAVEVKEKAESFGVRAVTYPADLADASATDTIIPKAVEAFGKVDILINSASIYPQDDQFNQINVESWDRIFAINLRAPFQLSQAFAQHLCPDGQGKIININDARIPHPKPGNFSYRLTKRGLWDMTQMLSLELAPRITVNGLALGQILEPHYESNPEKFMQEYANRRIPLKISGNPKVVTDSALFLLQQDFLTGSTITLDGGEYLLN; encoded by the coding sequence ATGGACTTAAGCAATAAGGTAGCCCTGATCACTGGCGGTGGCGTTCGAGTAGGACGCGCTCTAGTTCTAGCTCTGGCAGAAGCCGGTTGTGATGTGTTCATCCATTATGGAAATTCGGCTGATGGGGCCGTTGAAGTTAAGGAAAAAGCCGAATCTTTCGGAGTGCGAGCAGTTACTTATCCAGCAGATTTGGCGGATGCATCCGCTACCGATACAATTATCCCCAAAGCTGTTGAAGCCTTCGGCAAAGTTGATATTTTGATTAATAGTGCGTCCATTTATCCTCAAGACGATCAATTTAACCAGATTAATGTAGAATCATGGGATAGAATTTTTGCCATAAATTTACGTGCCCCCTTTCAACTTTCCCAAGCTTTTGCCCAGCACCTTTGCCCCGATGGTCAAGGCAAAATTATCAATATTAATGATGCCCGAATTCCCCATCCTAAACCGGGTAATTTTTCCTATCGATTAACCAAGCGAGGATTGTGGGATATGACCCAAATGTTATCCTTAGAATTGGCTCCCCGAATTACAGTCAATGGTTTAGCTTTGGGTCAAATTCTTGAACCTCACTATGAGTCTAACCCAGAAAAGTTCATGCAAGAGTATGCCAATCGCAGAATTCCCTTAAAAATCTCTGGTAATCCCAAAGTGGTAACCGATAGTGCTTTATTTTTACTCCAACAAGATTTTCTCACTGGAAGTACAATCACGCTCGATGGGGGAGAATATCTCTTGAATTAG
- a CDS encoding methyltransferase domain-containing protein: MKKTLYNEDFYVTQQQGSFQSAQVVVPMIMDLIQPTSIIDVGCGVGTWLSVFNQCGIDDYLGVDGAYVDPNMLMIDQDKFQAFEPEQPIDLNREFDLVVSLEVAEHISIDFAEGFIKNLTQLGPVVMFSAAIPYQGGTGHVNEQWPEYWRDYFYQYGYSVFDIIRSKIWNYDTVDYWYRQNIFLYIREDCIDRYPKLQKEVEAKQDFPLAVVHPQTYLLSLGINS, translated from the coding sequence ATGAAAAAAACACTATACAATGAAGACTTCTATGTAACTCAGCAACAAGGTTCATTTCAATCCGCTCAAGTCGTTGTTCCTATGATTATGGATTTAATTCAACCCACAAGCATCATTGATGTGGGTTGTGGGGTGGGAACTTGGTTGTCCGTATTTAATCAGTGTGGAATTGATGATTATTTAGGGGTAGATGGGGCTTATGTAGATCCCAATATGCTGATGATAGACCAAGATAAATTCCAAGCTTTTGAACCAGAACAACCCATTGATTTAAATCGAGAATTTGATTTAGTCGTGTCCTTAGAAGTAGCAGAACACATTTCTATTGATTTTGCGGAAGGATTTATTAAAAACTTGACACAACTCGGCCCTGTTGTGATGTTTTCTGCTGCTATTCCTTATCAAGGAGGTACAGGCCATGTTAATGAGCAATGGCCAGAATATTGGCGCGACTATTTTTATCAATATGGTTATAGTGTCTTTGATATCATAAGATCCAAAATTTGGAATTATGATACTGTGGATTATTGGTATCGTCAAAATATTTTTCTCTATATTCGAGAAGATTGTATAGATAGATATCCAAAATTACAGAAAGAGGTCGAGGCAAAACAAGATTTTCCTCTGGCAGTCGTCCATCCTCAAACCTATCTCCTAAGTTTAGGGATTAATAGCTGA
- a CDS encoding class I SAM-dependent methyltransferase, translated as MKNWDMIIDELDLSVFETIPSQTSAEDRRSLLAVQRATARKYKEYTYLEIGSYLGGTIQPHLVDNRCKRIYSIDPRPVEQPDDRSPGYIVHYENNSTEKMLNMLKAIGYGDIGKIECFDVDASQVDSERIKTAPEIMFIDGEHTQSSTRSDFEFCRKVVSENGVILFHDYTIIYPAVIEICNLLDRQPITYVPLKFKGSVFGIFFDSELVYADPYLHEIWQQAENFESKVGYRQWEPVAIDKILD; from the coding sequence ATGAAAAATTGGGATATGATAATCGATGAGCTGGATTTGAGTGTCTTTGAAACTATACCTTCTCAGACCAGTGCTGAAGATAGACGCTCTCTGCTTGCAGTACAGAGAGCTACTGCCAGGAAATATAAAGAGTACACCTATCTTGAAATTGGCTCTTATCTAGGAGGTACTATTCAACCTCACCTAGTGGATAATCGTTGTAAAAGAATCTACTCTATAGACCCAAGGCCTGTTGAACAACCAGATGATCGCTCACCAGGATATATTGTGCATTATGAGAATAATTCTACTGAAAAAATGCTAAATATGCTTAAAGCGATAGGCTATGGTGACATCGGAAAAATAGAGTGTTTTGATGTTGATGCTTCCCAAGTAGATTCTGAAAGGATTAAAACTGCTCCTGAGATAATGTTTATTGATGGCGAACATACCCAATCCTCTACCCGTTCAGATTTTGAATTCTGTCGTAAAGTCGTTAGTGAAAATGGAGTCATTCTTTTTCACGATTACACAATTATCTATCCTGCTGTTATAGAAATCTGCAATTTATTAGATCGACAACCAATTACTTACGTGCCTCTAAAATTCAAGGGTTCCGTGTTTGGTATTTTTTTTGATTCAGAGCTAGTGTATGCAGATCCATATTTACATGAGATCTGGCAACAGGCTGAAAACTTTGAATCCAAAGTGGGCTATCGGCAATGGGAACCCGTTGCTATTGATAAGATTTTGGACTAA